In Streptomyces sp. NBC_00433, a single genomic region encodes these proteins:
- a CDS encoding ATP-dependent DNA helicase, with protein MTDTPPPALTDLLHAAVTAVGGVERAGQVTMAEAVAAAVDDKSHLLVQAGTGTGKSLGYLVPALAHGERVVVATATLALQRQLVERDLPRTVSALQPLLRREPQFAMLKGRSNYLCLHRLHEGAPQDDEEGLFDPFEAAAPTSKLGQDLLRMRDWADETETGDRDGLTPGVSDRAWGQVSVSSRECLGATKCAYGAECFAEAARERAKLADVVVTNHALLAIDAIEGTPVLPSHEVLIIDEGHELVSRVTGVATGELSAGSVNRAVKRAARLVNEKAADALLSAAEGFERVMELALPGRLEEVPEDLLYVLAALRDACRQVITALGDTRDKSVQDEDAVRKQARAAVEHVHEVSERLVSVSEYDVVWCERHDRFGASLRVAPLNVSGLLREKLFPERSVVLTSATLKLGGDFNGVAASLGLSAEGTQGDDAASWKGIDVGSPFDYRKQGILYVARHLSPPGRDAGREDMLDELAELVEAAGGRTLGLFSSMRGAQTAAEAMRDRLDHPVLLQGEETLGELIRAFSEDARTCLFGTLSLWQGVDVPGVNCQLVVMDRIPFPRPDDPLMSARQKSVEEHGGNGFMAVAATHAALLMAQGAGRLIRASGDRGVVAVLDPRLATARYGGFLRSSMPDLWYTTDRNQVRRSLAAIDAAAKV; from the coding sequence ATGACTGACACGCCCCCACCCGCGCTCACCGACCTCCTGCACGCCGCCGTCACCGCCGTCGGAGGCGTGGAGCGGGCCGGTCAGGTCACCATGGCCGAGGCCGTCGCCGCCGCCGTGGACGACAAGTCCCACCTGCTCGTCCAGGCCGGCACCGGCACCGGCAAGTCCCTCGGGTATCTCGTGCCCGCGCTCGCCCACGGGGAGCGGGTGGTGGTGGCCACCGCCACCCTCGCGCTCCAGCGCCAGCTCGTCGAGCGCGACCTGCCCCGCACGGTCAGCGCGCTGCAGCCGCTGCTGCGCCGCGAGCCGCAGTTCGCCATGCTCAAGGGCCGGTCCAACTACCTGTGCCTGCATCGCCTGCACGAAGGGGCGCCGCAGGACGACGAAGAGGGTCTCTTCGACCCCTTCGAGGCGGCGGCGCCGACCAGCAAGCTGGGCCAGGACCTGCTGCGGATGCGGGACTGGGCGGACGAGACGGAGACCGGCGACCGCGACGGCCTCACCCCGGGGGTGTCCGACCGCGCGTGGGGCCAGGTGTCGGTCAGCTCGCGCGAGTGCCTGGGCGCCACCAAGTGCGCCTACGGCGCGGAGTGCTTCGCCGAGGCGGCGCGCGAGCGCGCCAAGCTCGCCGATGTGGTCGTCACCAACCACGCGCTGCTCGCCATCGACGCGATCGAGGGCACCCCCGTCCTGCCCAGCCACGAAGTGCTGATCATCGACGAGGGGCACGAGCTGGTCTCCCGGGTCACCGGGGTGGCGACCGGCGAGCTGAGCGCGGGCAGTGTGAACCGTGCGGTCAAGCGCGCCGCCCGGTTGGTCAACGAGAAGGCCGCGGACGCCCTGCTGAGCGCCGCGGAGGGCTTCGAGCGGGTGATGGAGCTGGCGCTGCCGGGACGCCTCGAGGAGGTCCCCGAGGACCTGCTCTACGTCCTCGCAGCGCTGCGGGACGCGTGCCGCCAGGTGATCACGGCGCTCGGCGACACCCGTGACAAGTCGGTGCAGGACGAGGACGCGGTGCGCAAGCAGGCCCGCGCCGCCGTCGAGCACGTGCACGAGGTGAGCGAGAGGCTGGTCTCGGTCTCGGAGTACGACGTGGTGTGGTGCGAGCGCCACGACCGCTTCGGGGCGTCGCTGCGGGTCGCCCCACTCAATGTGTCCGGGCTGCTGCGGGAGAAGCTGTTCCCCGAGCGCTCGGTCGTCCTCACCTCCGCCACACTCAAGCTCGGCGGCGACTTCAACGGCGTGGCGGCCTCGCTGGGACTGTCCGCCGAGGGCACCCAGGGCGATGATGCGGCGTCCTGGAAAGGCATCGACGTCGGATCGCCCTTCGACTACCGCAAGCAGGGCATCCTCTACGTCGCCAGGCATCTGTCGCCGCCCGGCAGGGACGCCGGCCGTGAGGACATGCTCGACGAACTCGCCGAGCTGGTCGAGGCGGCCGGCGGCCGTACGCTCGGGCTGTTCTCCTCGATGCGCGGCGCCCAGACCGCCGCGGAGGCGATGCGCGACCGGCTGGACCACCCGGTGCTGCTGCAAGGCGAGGAGACGCTCGGGGAGCTGATCCGGGCCTTCTCGGAGGACGCCAGGACGTGCCTGTTCGGCACGCTGTCGCTGTGGCAGGGGGTGGATGTGCCCGGGGTGAACTGCCAGTTGGTGGTGATGGACCGGATCCCGTTCCCGCGGCCGGACGACCCGCTGATGAGCGCCCGGCAGAAGTCGGTCGAGGAGCACGGCGGCAACGGCTTCATGGCGGTCGCCGCGACCCATGCCGCGCTGCTGATGGCGCAGGGTGCGGGCCGGCTGATCAGGGCATCGGGCGACCGGGGTGTGGTCGCCGTTCTCGACCCGCGGCTCGCGACCGCCCGCTACGGCGGTTTCCTGCGCTCGTCCATGCCCGACCTCTGGTATACGACGGATCGCAACCAGGTGCGGCGCTCGCTGGCGGCGATCGACGCTGCGGCGAAGGTCTGA
- a CDS encoding FHA domain-containing protein has translation MTLDSSAAEYVIDVANVVREPALGGTGAADLGRLAGLLDALAEFARDPAVQVYPITDRSLLTDGRLTAEERLLLDRWYGDGKLEVLPRADDRILELADALGLRVVSADNFLDFHRAYPWIPGDRERFLRPVLEPDGRIGVRPRIMPVPEEWQVSRKEEEGLLLRAGVVRRWERSARHRAVLSRDWRCPEPGCPLFGATGRPGTALPRRRKDRVLCPTHGVQLTDAGPLRPRAQVKVVMDGTVRGRFMVTEGEPVAVGRAPAGGGVALGAWIDDSAVESVSRTHVVLAYDGGALSVLDERSANGTRVRRRLPGGDTTGPLEHGVTRRLRKGESVVLHDRVELLPSGRQFVFEDDPADGTVAPREGSAVAEPTMMQLPLHDVE, from the coding sequence ATGACTCTGGATTCCTCGGCCGCGGAGTACGTGATCGACGTCGCCAACGTGGTCCGTGAGCCGGCGCTCGGCGGGACGGGGGCGGCGGACCTCGGCAGGCTCGCCGGGCTGCTCGACGCGCTCGCGGAATTCGCCCGCGACCCGGCCGTCCAGGTCTACCCGATCACCGACAGGTCGCTCCTCACCGACGGGCGGCTCACGGCGGAGGAGAGGCTGCTGCTGGACCGCTGGTACGGCGACGGGAAGCTGGAAGTGCTGCCGCGCGCCGACGACCGCATCCTGGAGTTGGCGGACGCGCTCGGCCTGCGGGTGGTCAGCGCCGACAACTTCCTGGACTTCCACCGCGCCTACCCGTGGATCCCCGGCGACCGGGAGCGCTTCCTGCGGCCCGTCCTGGAGCCGGACGGCCGCATCGGGGTCCGTCCCCGGATCATGCCGGTGCCCGAGGAGTGGCAGGTGTCCCGCAAGGAGGAGGAGGGCCTGCTGCTGCGCGCCGGGGTGGTCAGGCGGTGGGAGCGCTCCGCCCGGCACCGGGCGGTGCTGAGCCGTGACTGGCGCTGCCCCGAGCCCGGCTGCCCGCTGTTCGGCGCGACCGGCCGGCCCGGTACGGCGCTGCCGCGCCGCCGCAAGGACCGGGTGCTGTGCCCCACGCACGGTGTGCAGCTCACCGATGCGGGCCCGCTGCGTCCCCGCGCCCAGGTCAAGGTGGTCATGGACGGGACAGTGCGCGGCCGGTTCATGGTGACGGAGGGCGAACCGGTGGCGGTGGGCCGCGCGCCGGCCGGCGGCGGTGTGGCGCTCGGCGCCTGGATCGACGACAGCGCGGTGGAGTCCGTGAGCCGCACCCATGTGGTGCTTGCGTACGACGGCGGCGCGCTGAGCGTGCTGGACGAGCGCAGCGCCAACGGCACCCGGGTGCGGCGCCGGCTGCCCGGCGGCGACACCACGGGGCCGCTGGAGCACGGTGTGACCCGCAGGCTGCGCAAGGGCGAGTCCGTCGTCCTGCACGACCGGGTGGAACTGCTGCCCAGCGGTCGCCAGTTCGTCTTCGAGGACGACCCGGCGGACGGTACGGTCGCACCGCGGGAAGGCAGCGCGGTCGCGGAACCCACGATGATGCA